In Pelobates fuscus isolate aPelFus1 unplaced genomic scaffold, aPelFus1.pri scaffold_24, whole genome shotgun sequence, the genomic stretch TCTCCTCCAAGGCAATGGGGATCATGAactcctttgtcaatgatatctttgagcgcatcgcaggagaagcttctcgcctggctcactacaacaagcgctccaccatcacctcccgggagatccagactgccgtgcgcctgctactacccggagagctggcaaagcacgccgtgtctgagggcaccaaggctgtcacaaagtacaccagcgccaagtaaATGTCCGCCTCCCT encodes the following:
- the LOC134584764 gene encoding histone H2B 1.1-like, with protein sequence MPDPAKSAPAPKKGSKKAVTKTQKKDGKKRRKSRKESYAIYVYKVLKQVHPDTGISSKAMGIMNSFVNDIFERIAGEASRLAHYNKRSTITSREIQTAVRLLLPGELAKHAVSEGTKAVTKYTSAK